From the Argentina anserina chromosome 3, drPotAnse1.1, whole genome shotgun sequence genome, the window AATCTTGGTGTTCATGTATTGCAGGTGGGATGGGGAGAATCGAGCATGGTTGAAGCGGAGAGGTTGCTGTTTGCGACAGCTCTCGAGGATCCAGCAAATCAACGATTTGTTCTCCTCTCTGATAGGTTAATAAATGTTTTAGAATTATTATtaggttatgtgtggacttgGCTAGAAAATCTGAAGTAGGTTATAGGACTAGAGCGTTTTTCTTATGCAAAAGATGATTGTATGATGGTATAAGCATCTTACTTTCATTGCTGCAGCTGTGTTCCTTTGTATAACTTCAGCTTCATATACAATTACCTGATGGCTTCTCCGAAGAGTATTGTGGACAGGTAGATAGAGCTTTCATTTCTGAGATGACCAGCACTGTTAATACGAAATCAGAAACTTTTACTCTTGTATCTCATACGTTAGACTTTTGACTGTTTCTGAAGCATGTTTCTGTTGTAGCTTCTTGGATGTAAAGGAGGGCCGCTACAATCCAAAAATGTCACCCATATTACCAAAAAAGAAATGGCGGAAAGGATCACAGGTAGCATTTCCTTATCTTTATCCTTGATTTACTTGTTTCTTTAGTTTTACATCTATTTAAATTTTTGTGTGAAAGGATAGTAATGTAATGATCATATTATCATTTGTTATCATTGGTCAAAGGCCAGAATCTCTTACATCTAGTTTACAGAGCCAAaatttttgttgtttatgtCGGTGCAAAATTCTTCAATAATGCTTCACTTGCTCAGATATTATCCTTGTTGTTATCTTCTTATGATTATTTATCTGGTTGATAAGGATTTTTATATAGTAATACTGTATTAGTACTATGTGAAATGTCATCATCATTTGTACCTGActgaaatttgattgtttaATCTCAGTGGATTGCGTTGATTCGGAGACACGCAGAAGTCCTTGTGGATGATGAAGTTATACTTCCAGTATTCAAGAAGTTCTGCAGGGTATGTAATATGCATTGAATGCTTGACTTTCtatgtttatttgtttttttttttggttatggTGAGTGTGTGATATTATGGTCAATTTGTCAAGCATATGCTTTGTTCAAGTTATATATTTCCTTTACCttttactttatatattgggtTTGGATCATGCATCGACTGTTTTAAAACGCTCAGTTCTTTTAAGAGTCATTGATAATGGGACCATATAGTCCTTTAATTTGTTTCTATCAGCGTATTAATAACTTTACTGCCTCTTTGCAGCGTCGCCCACCTGTTGACACTCGAAAGGGGAAGCTGAATCTTGTAAGTGTTAATTGCTTCAGATTCTGACCTTGTATTATATTTAACTGTGTGTATTGGTTAGAAACTGGAAAAGGATGACATCTCCTTCCTCCTTAATAGCTATGAGTTcatttatctctttttaagCAATTGATTTTGGCTTAAATACCTACTGCAGAAACTTCAGAAACAGCACAACTGTATCCCAGACGAACACTATGTGCAGACACTGCTGGCGGTAAGCTGTCATAGCTGAATGTCTTAAAATATTAGAGTTTTGCTTTAAGGCATCCTTGTATTCCTCCCATTTCTTATTTCCCTATGGCCAATCAAACACTTTTTCATTGTTGCTTTTTGTGAATTATCTGCCCCCAAGCTCACTAGTTACTAATTTATAAACTCCTTGTTCTCATGTGTTCTATGTATGTTTTTGTAGATGAATGAGCTTGATGGTGAACTTGAGCGAAGAACACTAACCTATACATTGTGGAACATCTCTCCAAATAAAACGGAGAGTAAAGGCTGGCATCCTATGACTTTCAACCATGCCAATGCTGCCCCTCAAAAGATAAGGGAAATAAAGGTAAATAAATTGACTCTGTACTCCAGTTATTAGTTTGGATTCTCATTAGCATCAGAAGTGGTTTCTTTATAGAGCTTAACAGATCACAACTCTTTTTCTCTTAACTATTTCCCTTCCTGCTATTGTTTTGACATACTGCCTATTTCAACAGGAGATCAACCATGTATACTATGAGACAGAATTCCGAACTGAATGGTGTCGTATAAATTCAACCGCTGTTCCCTGTTTTTTATTCGCAAGGAAATTCTCCAAAGGTGCTGCCATGCGCCTTCTGAGTGAGGGAGTTGTTGGTCAATTTGACACAGCAGCATTGTTAAAACCATCACCATGATCTAAGTCTCAGCTTCTTAGTGGTCGCTAACTGGTAGCTCATCGGGATTACAATCTGGGTAGATAATAATGCCCACGAGAGATTTACATAAATCACACATACTCATACAACAGATTTTGATACTGAATACGCTAAGGAGGTCGTGCTGCTGTTCAACTTCTGCAAAGATGATGAGTCGTCACTTGTCAGAGACATAATGTAGGGTCTTCAACCTGTGATGTCAATGGCACTCTTCTTGTGGCATTTAGACATGTTGAATTAGGACAGTAGCCAGGCCTTCAAGTAAGATTTAATGGGATACTTAACTTTATGCTTGCTGCATTCTATACACGATGAATTAGTGAAGTCATGGTCATCTTCTCCTCTTGGCCATTTGTTGTACAACTTTTATGTACATTTAGTTGCATCACTTTTGGCAGGATCGAAGATGGTGTATTGGTTCAAATCTTTTAGCTGATATTCAAACTTTCGTTGTAGAATGCTGCCCAACTGAATAACTAGCAACTTGTTCCTGAATTTTCACAGTTTGCGTAATTTCTAGGCCAGACGAGGATGTGAATTCAATCATTATTAGGTTACCTACAGAAAATGGTCATAACTAAGTATTAACTGTTGAGTCCCAAGTACTTAACTACTTATCCAACGCCATCCCAACTGCGGACGCTTGATTTCCTCATTTCATTGCTCAAAA encodes:
- the LOC126786648 gene encoding glycosyltransferase BC10-like, with translation MVTGTRKPPPITPRYVIRRSWKLLIVLAVALCVLALYRLHSQPDIYSPSSSSLSRARSRIARHSVGFAGPAKIAFLFLARRDLPLDFLWESFFENAGGALNFSIYIHSAPGFVFDESTTRSRFFHGRQLPDSIQVGWGESSMVEAERLLFATALEDPANQRFVLLSDSCVPLYNFSFIYNYLMASPKSIVDSFLDVKEGRYNPKMSPILPKKKWRKGSQWIALIRRHAEVLVDDEVILPVFKKFCRRRPPVDTRKGKLNLKLQKQHNCIPDEHYVQTLLAMNELDGELERRTLTYTLWNISPNKTESKGWHPMTFNHANAAPQKIREIKEINHVYYETEFRTEWCRINSTAVPCFLFARKFSKGAAMRLLSEGVVGQFDTAALLKPSP